A single window of Cryptococcus tetragattii IND107 chromosome 4 map unlocalized Ctg04, whole genome shotgun sequence DNA harbors:
- a CDS encoding mRNA surveillance protein pelota, translated as MKLINKHIEKDGSGYVTLRPEDDEDMWHVYNLIAEGDRVRAMAVRRVQTVSSTGSSDSYRVRTNLTLEVTKTTFSPAASSSQGNERGEKKEPTACLQISGKVVEENEFVKMGAYHTLDLEANRDFRLTKESGWDSVALERIQESTQEGRGAEVGAIVCGQGTAALCLLSEHMTVIRQRIDMPVPRKRKGGTSAHDKAVENFFSTVYQAILRLIPFQTLKAIVIASPGFTKDALYDYIFQQATLQSNKPLLASRSKWIKVHSTTSHVHGLVEALRAPEVAKMLSGAKFAREGLGLDKFHKMLATDELRAWYGPEHVALAVDRGAVGTLLISDNLFRSSDPATRTHYVKMVESVRAVGGEVLIFSSMHESGQQLNMLTGIAAILTYPLDIEVVEMEEREEKERIEREKAEKEQAMES; from the exons ATgaagctcatcaacaagcatATAGAGAAGGACGGTTCG GGTTATGTCACCCTCAGGccggaagatgatgaagatatgTGGCATGTGTACAACCTCATTGCCGAG GGTGACCGGGTCCGCGCCATGGCAGTCCGCAGAGTCCAAACAGTCTCTTCAACGGGTTCCTCCGACTCTTACCGCGTCCGCACCAATTTGACCCTTGAAGTGACAAAAACGACATTCTCACCGGCCGCGTCGAGTAGTCAAGGGAACGAaaggggggagaagaaggagccAACAGCCTGTTTACAGATTTCGGGgaaagtggtggaggagaatgagttTGTGAAGATGGGGGCGTATCATACTTTAGACCTTGAGG CGAATAGGGATTTCAGGTTGACAAAGGAGAGCGGATGGGATTCTGTCGCGCTGGAACGTATACAGGAAAGTACTcaagaaggcagaggagCAGAAGTCGGCGCTATCGTCTGCGGCCAAG GCACTGCAGCTCTGTGTCTCCTGTCAGAACACATGACTGTCATTCGACAACGAATAGACATGCCCGTCCCCCGTAAACGCAAAGGCGGAACATCGGCGCACGACAAGGCCGTCGAAAATTTCTTTTCTACAGTGTACCAAGCTATCCTCCGCCTTATTCCTTTCCAGACACTCAAGGCAATCGTCATTGCCTCTCCCGGATTTACGAAAGATGCGCTGTACGACTATATTTTCCAGCAAGCGACATTGCAGTCGAATAAACCGTTATTGGCAAGTCGGTCAAAGTGGATAAAGGTGCATTCGACGACGAGCCATGTACATGGGTTGGTAGAGGCGTTGAGAGCGCCAGAAGTGGCAAAGATGTTGTCTGGTGCTAAATTTGCCAGGGAAGGTCTCGGACTGGATAA ATTCCACAAGATGCTAGCAACCGATGAACTACGAGCATGGTATGGCCCAGAACACGTCGCTCTCGCCGTTGATCGCGGAGCCGTTGGtaccctcctcatctccgaTAATCTCTTCCGATCATCCGACCCCGCCACCCGAACACATTACGTGAAAATGGTCGAATCTGTTCGGGCCGTAGGCGGCGAAGTGCTCATTTTCTCATCGATGCACGAATCTGGTCAACAGTTGAACATGTTAACAGGTATAGCCGCAATTTTGACCTATCCATTGGATATTGAGGTagtggaaatggaggagagggaggagaaagaaaggattgagagagaaaaggccGAAAAGGAGCAGGCAATGGAGAGTTAG